The Myxococcota bacterium genome has a segment encoding these proteins:
- a CDS encoding class I SAM-dependent methyltransferase — MTSRAERIDAVGYDYAARKAEPVSRCNLCGSDRLARVTERDRYGYPASASVCEDCSLVFLDPRMDADGYAEFYAKWYRPIVSAYHGREISAATLPDDQRRYAASLRDWLGEALAGRAVRSLLDVGGSTGIVAAALRDRFGAEATVLDPSPEELEVAAALGLRTAAGFVEDYAPPAGARFDLVALCQTADHLLDVASALAKIRELVADDGLFFVDIVDALAVADAKGGLVEAIKVDHPYYFSDATIRAALARAGFRVVATRPAADQHLDYLCAPQAAEPGALPDADVVARDVARIRALAARRAGGA, encoded by the coding sequence ATGACCTCGCGCGCCGAGCGCATCGACGCCGTCGGCTACGACTACGCGGCGCGCAAGGCCGAGCCGGTGTCGCGCTGCAACCTGTGCGGGAGCGACCGGCTCGCGCGCGTCACCGAGCGCGACCGCTACGGCTACCCCGCCAGCGCCTCCGTCTGCGAGGACTGCTCCCTCGTCTTCCTCGACCCGCGCATGGACGCGGACGGCTACGCCGAGTTCTACGCGAAGTGGTACCGACCGATCGTGAGCGCCTACCACGGGCGCGAGATCAGCGCGGCCACGCTCCCCGACGATCAGCGACGTTATGCGGCCTCGCTCCGCGACTGGCTCGGCGAGGCGCTCGCCGGCCGCGCGGTGCGGAGCCTGCTCGACGTCGGCGGATCGACCGGCATCGTGGCGGCCGCGCTGCGCGACCGCTTCGGCGCCGAGGCCACGGTGCTCGACCCGTCGCCGGAGGAGCTCGAGGTCGCCGCCGCGCTCGGGCTGCGCACGGCCGCGGGCTTCGTCGAGGACTACGCGCCGCCCGCCGGCGCGCGCTTCGACCTCGTCGCGCTGTGCCAGACCGCCGACCACCTGCTCGACGTGGCGTCGGCGCTCGCCAAGATCCGCGAGCTCGTCGCCGACGACGGACTCTTCTTCGTCGACATCGTCGACGCCCTCGCGGTCGCGGACGCGAAGGGCGGGCTCGTCGAGGCGATCAAGGTCGACCACCCGTACTACTTCAGCGACGCGACGATCCGCGCGGCCCTCGCGCGGGCGGGCTTTCGGGTCGTCGCGACGCGGCCGGCCGCCGACCAGCACCTCGACTACCTGTGCGCACCGCAGGCGGCGGAGCCCGGCGCCCTCCCGGACGCCGACGTCGTGGCGCGCGACGTCGCGCGCATCCGCGCGCTGGCGGCGCGACGGGCGGGCGGCGCCTAA